The following proteins come from a genomic window of Oncorhynchus kisutch isolate 150728-3 unplaced genomic scaffold, Okis_V2 Okis06b-Okis10b_hom, whole genome shotgun sequence:
- the LOC109877350 gene encoding hemicentin-2, with protein sequence MTTGCLGQDNGSVTYTPRRVCSLEGSSVTMPCSYTFPKGHKVTTAFWFKGQVPGAESLDLNLNPEYKGRVEYLGDSNQLCTLRITDLRESDSGTYSFLFGTDVNPGGWMGNPGVRLNVTGLHVDLTPDLALDGEWADLSCGSCFLSENPTYTWYRDKQPLNYTNKVKVMANYLELDPVSREDAGSYSCAVSGREDSPGRAVILVVGYFPKNTSVSVTVSPSGEIVEGKSVTLTCSSDAKPPVDKYTWYKKNEERTGFSETGSGQSYIILKMSNEDSGQYFCKAENQYGPLDSAPVHLSIAGKPVFPWAPAVGVVAVLAAGALLVILYGTLKKRKTPRGMNFIGEAQMVPCGKPTHTAQSDDTYMTLNKRTMSPEYDTLANVRNTVG encoded by the exons ATGACTACAG GGTGTCTGGGTCAGGACAACGGGAGTGTGACTTACACTCCCAGGAGAGTCTGCTCCTTAGAGGGCTCTTCTGTGACCATGCCCTGCTCTTACACATTTCCCAAGGGTCACAAAGTCACAACAGCTTTCTGGTTCAAAGGTCAAGTGCCTGGTGCTGAGTCTCTGGATCTGAATTTGAACCCTGAGTACAAAGGCCGTGTGGAGTATCTAGGGGACAGTAACCAACTCTGTACACTGAGaatcacagacctgagagagagcgATTCAGGAACCTACAGCTTCCTGTTTGGGACTGACGTCAATCCTGGGGGATGGATGGGGAATCCAGGAGTCAGGTTAAATGTGACAG GGCTCCATGTTGATTTGACCCCTGACCTAGCTTTGGACGGCGAGTGGGCAGATCTTAGCTGTGGCTCCTGCTTCTTGAGTGAAAATCCCACCTACACCTGGTACAGGGACAAACAGCCTTTGAACTACACCAACAAGGTCAAGGTTATGGCCAACTACCTGGAACTAGACCCAGTAAGCAGGGAAGATGCAGGCAGCTACTCCTGTGCGGTGAGCGGCAGAGAGGATTCCCCTGGTCGGGCAGTGATCCTTGTAGTGGGAT ACTTCCCAAAGAACACCTCAGTGTCAGTCACAGTCAGTCCGtctggtgaaatagtggagggcaaatcagtgactctgacctgcagcagtgatgccaagCCACCAGTGGACAAATACACCTGGTACAAGAAGAATGAAGAACGGACGGGGTTCTCAGAAACAGGATCAGGGCAGAGTTACATCATCCTTAAAATGAGCAATGAGGACAGTGGGCAGTACTTCTGTAAGGCTGAGAATCAATACGGACCACTTGACTCTGCACCTGTGCATCTCAGTATAGCAG GTAAACCAGTGTTTCCCTGGGCTCCCGCTGTGGGGGTGGTGGCTGTGTTGGCAGCTGGAGCTCTGCTAGTCATCCTCTATGGCACACTGAAGAAGAG GAAAACCCCAAGAGGAATGAACTTTATCGGGGAGGCACAGATGGTACCTTGTGGTAAACCGACACACACGGCGCAGTCTGATGACACGTACATGACTCTGAATAAAAGGACAATGTCTCCTGAGTATGACACTCTGGCT aaTGTCAGAAACACTGTTGGCTGA